In one window of Episyrphus balteatus chromosome 3, idEpiBalt1.1, whole genome shotgun sequence DNA:
- the LOC129916733 gene encoding uncharacterized protein LOC129916733 → MSVFNLKSKRAVDVLILKTIKKKIINMNNKETTKRMSKVLYTPEEEDWLVKNALLYKSVIENKKTDKVTNRDKEKAWEKITRAFNVAPPGCERNLKSLREKYIKIKQTLRDRAFCFSRDAKKTGGGPPKKEPPPLSEAMQELAVLLTTSTLGLPAVVGDSDYTTANKSALEYACHKITAPTDQTEYISLEDIIVDDVTFCLNSEDENSNVIVVDASDKSNKTLLTGEATFNCQVGDSKTTKNQNAESPLSVKSPKGDESWERVNPSKLKKTINPLLQCRRRKMDRDEIQSKLSEEKQKHAESKNNMEMEILEGEKKRYQFEHEKAALDLKRAKIECEKAEYDRERSAIELERSKLALEHEKEINRIRMASLMSGLNPVPLLTAAAKKEYKLN, encoded by the exons ATGtcagtttttaatttgaaaagcaAACGAGCTGTTgatgttttgattttaaaaacaataaaaaaaaaaataataaacatgaATAACAAGGAAACGACAAAAAGGATGTCTAAAGTGCTTTATACTCCCGAAGAGGAGGATTGGTTagttaaaaatgctcttttataCAAATCagtgatagaaaataaaaagacaGACAAAGTAACCAATCGTGATAAAGAAAAGGCATGGGAGAAAATAACTCGTGCATTCAATGTTGCACCGCCAGGATGT gaacgAAATCTAAAATCTCTTCGCGAAAAGTATATTAAAATAAAGCAAACGTTAAGAGATCGAGCATTTTGTTTCTCAAGAGATGCAAAAAAGACAGGTGGTGGACCACCCAAAAAAGAACCACCACCATTAAGCGAAGCTATGCAAGAATTAGCTGTTCTTTTGACTACTTCGACATTAGGTCTTCCTGCGGTAGTAGGTGATAGTGACTATACAACGGCCAACAAATCGGCATTGGAATACGCTTGCCATAAAATCACTGCACCTACCGATCAAACGGAATACATTTCTTTGGAGGATATAATTGTGGACGATGTTACCTTTTGTCTCAATTCGGAAGATGAGAATTCGAATGTGATCGTAGTCGATGCTTCGGATAAAAGTAATAAAACACTTTTGACCGGCGAGGCCACTTTTAACTGCCAAGTCGGAGATTCAAAAACGACCAAAAACCAAAATGCAGAGTCGCCATTGTCAGTTAAAAGTCCAAAAGGTGATGAATCTTGGGAGAGGGTGAATCCCTCAAAATTAAAGAAGACGATAAACCCGTTGTTGCAATGCCGTCGACGAAAAATGGACAGAGATGAAATTCAAAGTAAGTTATCGGAAGAGAAGCAAAAACATGCCGAAAGTAAGAACAATATGGAAATGGAAATTTTAGAGGGTGAAAAAAAACGGTATCAATTTGAGCATGAAAAGGCTGCGTTAGATCTCAAACGAGCAAAAATTGAATGCGAAAAGGCTGAATATGACCGAGAACGTTCTGCCATTGAGTTGGAGCGCTCAAAACTTGCTCTAGAACATGAAAAAGAGATTAATCGAATCCGTATGGCCTCCTTAATGTCTGGATTGAATCCCGTACCACTATTAACCGCGGCggcaaaaaaagaatataaattaaattaa
- the LOC129916734 gene encoding putative nuclease HARBI1 — protein MYRRNYFWENNSSSSSEDEESLQIERREYKMFQRIQLNTWDDVDFLNRFRLSKRTTMMVLEEIKDSLPCDERRSRELRPITQLLIALRYYALGSFQLAIADFSGVCITSVHVVLKRVSRALAELSPRYIQMPQTQNERLKAAKEFFAVAKFPRTIGAIDCTHIRIQSPGGTDAENFRNRKGWFSLNVQTVSAANLKINDIVARWQGSAHDQRIFNMSSLKKRFEDGEFEHFILVGDSGYTNTTFLATPFLNVTNAVENLYNESQIRTRNCVERSYGVWKRRFPVLATGLRCRLDTVQSVIVACAVLHNIAIDQNESQPPPEMYDFANMLAATDVPSDTLLGSASATTHNVRARLVRSYFQPMLDS, from the exons atgtatcgaagaaattatttttgggaGAATAATTCATCTTCAAGCAGCGAAGATGAAGAAAGTCTGCAAATTGAGAGACGGGAATATAAAATGTTCCAACGCATTCAGTTAAACACGTGGGATGACGTAGactttttgaatcgtttccGTCTCTCAAAACGCACGACAATGATGGTGCTGGAAGAAATAAAGGATTCCTTGCCGTGTGATGAAAGGAG atCACGCGAATTACGACCTATCACGCAATTGCTAATTGCATTAAGGTATTATGCGCTTGGATCTTTTCAACTAGCAATCGCGGATTTTTCAGGGGTTTGTATTACAAGTGTACACGTTGTGTTGAAACGTGTGTCCAGAGCTCTTGCCGAACTTTCTCCGCGGTATATTCAAATGCCCCAAACGCAAAACGAGCGCTTGAAAGCAGCTAAAGAATTTTTTGCAGTGGCAAAGTTCCCTCGGACTATTGGTGCAATAGATTGCACCCATATTCGAATTCAATCGCCAGGTGGAACAGATGCAGAAAATTTCAGAAATCGAAAAGGGTGGTTCTCGTTGAACGTCCAGACGGTGTCTGCagctaatttaaaaattaacgaTATCGTGGCTCGGTGGCAG GGGTCTGCTCATGATCAGCGAATTTTCAACATGTCGAGTCTAAAGAAACGGTTTGAAGACGGAGAGTTCGAGCATTTTATCCTTGTTGGAGATTCGGGCTATACAAATACCACCTTTCTTGCAACACCATTTCTCAATGTCACAAACGCAGTAGAAAACTTGTATAACGAATCACAAATTCGAACTCGCAATTGTGTGGAACGTTCATATGGCGTTTGGAAAAGGCGGTTTCCAGTTTTAGCAACTGGATTGAGGTGTAGGCTTGACACTGTTCAATCAGTAATAGTGGCTTGTGCCGTTCTCCATAACATTGCCATCGACCAAAACGAATCCCAACCGCCACCGGAGATGTATGATTTTGCTAATATGCTGGCCGCTACAGATGTTCCTTCAGATACGCTTTTGGGATCAGCTTCCGCAACTACTCATAACGTTCGCGCTCGATTGGTGCGTTCATATTTTCAGCCAATGTTAGATAGCtaa